A genomic window from Silene latifolia isolate original U9 population chromosome Y, ASM4854445v1, whole genome shotgun sequence includes:
- the LOC141630756 gene encoding uncharacterized protein LOC141630756, translating into MVIWRKRKLSYAGRLILIKAVLSSLHSYWARIFILPKTVIGKLEAICRSFLWYGNDSKESPMLVSWETVCRARKQRGLGIRDFHAWNLAAIGKYAWWVAQKTDHLWVKWVHAIYIKNSNWEEYEPGVNSSWAWRKICQVKHLLKDYIFRADIDHYNSKIGYQLLKPDMDKVTWYPWVLNQWIIPKQAFLCWLIAHHRLTTQDRLLRMHIIQSNLCFLCGLHEESHEHLFFSCAFSQRCRDLIANWCLIELPSSVGDSVVGSDARS; encoded by the coding sequence atggttatatGGAGGAAGAGGAAGCTTTCTTATGCTGGACGACTGATATTGATAAAGGCTGTACTCAGTTCCTTGCACAGTTATTGGGCTAGGATTTTTATCCTCCCCAAAACTGTCATTGGCAAACTAGAGGCTATTTGCAGATCTTTCTTGTGGTATGGTAATGATAGCAAGGAGAGCCCAATGCTGGTTTCTTGGGAAACAGTTTGCAGAGCAAGAAAGCAGAGGGGCCTAGGGATCAGAGATTTTCATGCTTGGAATCTTGCGGCCATAGGTAAATATGCTTGGTGGGTGGCTCAAAAGACTGACCACCTATGGGTCAAATGGGTACATGCCATCTACATCAAGAACTCCAACTGGGAAGAGTATGAACCAGGAGTTAATAGTAGCTGGGCTTGGCGTAAAATATGCCAGGTCAAGCATTTACTCAAGGATTACATTTTCAGAGCAGATATAGATCATTATAACAGCAAGATAGGGTATCAGTTGCTGAAACCAGATATGGACAAGGTGACGTGGTATCCATGGGTGCTAAATCAGTGGATCATTCCTAAACAGGCTTTTCTTTGTTGGTTGATTGCTCATCATAGATTAACAACTCAGGATAGACTGCTTAGAATGCACATTATTCAGAGTAACCTGTGTTTTCTGTGTGGATTACATGAAGAGTCTCATGAGCATCTCTTCTTCTCATGTGCTTTTAGTCAAAGATGCAGAGATTTAATTGCTAACTGGTGTCTGATTGAGTTGCCAAGTTCGGTGGGTGATTCAGTGGTGGGTTCGGATGCGAGATCATAG